Proteins from a genomic interval of Thermoanaerobacterium thermosaccharolyticum DSM 571:
- a CDS encoding electron transfer flavoprotein subunit beta/FixA family protein: MNILVLIKQVPDTNEVRIDPVTKTLIREGVPSIINPDDKNALEEAIRIREKVGGKVTVISMGPTQAEVALREALAMGADEAYLLTDRAFAGADTYATAKALSKAIEKFQYDIVFCGRQAIDGDTAQVGPQIAEQLDIPQVTYVRKVEIEGDKLIVERALEDGYEIIEVKTPVLLTAIKELNVPRYPSIKGIFNAYNKKEVKILTADDLEVDKNELGLKGSPTKVVATSTPNTERAGEIFTGNIKEAVQNLVERLNSRHVI; this comes from the coding sequence ATGAATATACTTGTTTTGATTAAGCAGGTTCCGGATACGAACGAAGTTAGAATTGATCCTGTAACAAAGACACTTATACGTGAAGGTGTTCCAAGCATTATTAATCCTGATGACAAAAATGCCTTAGAAGAAGCTATCAGGATAAGAGAAAAAGTCGGCGGAAAAGTAACTGTAATATCGATGGGACCAACACAAGCAGAAGTAGCATTACGTGAGGCTCTTGCTATGGGTGCTGATGAAGCATATCTTTTGACAGATAGAGCATTTGCAGGCGCAGACACTTATGCTACTGCAAAAGCACTATCAAAAGCAATTGAAAAGTTTCAGTACGACATTGTATTTTGCGGCAGACAGGCGATAGATGGCGATACTGCACAAGTTGGACCACAAATTGCAGAACAATTAGACATACCTCAGGTAACATATGTAAGGAAGGTAGAAATAGAAGGAGACAAACTCATAGTTGAAAGAGCTCTTGAAGATGGATATGAAATCATTGAAGTTAAGACGCCAGTCTTATTGACAGCTATTAAAGAACTTAATGTGCCTAGGTATCCTTCAATAAAAGGAATATTCAATGCTTACAATAAAAAAGAAGTTAAAATCTTAACTGCAGATGATTTAGAAGTTGATAAAAATGAACTTGGACTAAAAGGTTCACCAACTAAGGTTGTAGCAACGTCAACTCCAAATACTGAAAGAGCTGGAGAAATATTTACTGGCAATATAAAAGAAGCTGTTCAGAATCTAGTTGAAAGATTAAACAGCAGACATGTGATATAG